The stretch of DNA TTCTCATCCGCTACCAGCGCCTGCGGGGTCCCGGCAAAAAGCACCTGGCCGCCGTAGATGATGCAGGCGCGATCGACGATTTCGAGTGTCTCGCGAACATTGTGATCGGTGATCAGCACACCGATTCCGCGGGTCTTGAGGTCCTTCACCAGGTCGCGGATATCGCTGATCGAGAGCGGATCGATCCCGGCGAAGGGCTCGTCAAGCAGCATGATCGACGGCTTGGCCGCCAGCGCGCGGGCAATTTCGCAGCGGCGCCGTTCGCCTCCTGAAAGTGCCATTGCCGGGCTGCTGCGCAGTCGGACAAGGCCGAATTCATCGAGCAGGCGCTCCAGTTCTGCCACGCGGGTCGCGTCGTCCGGTTCGACCATCTCGAGCACGCAGTTGATGTTCTGCTCGACAGTCAGGCCGCGAAAGATGCTGGTTTCCTGCGGCAAATATCCGAGGCCGAGGATCGCCCTGCGATACATCGGCAGGCAGGTAACATCCTGCCCGTCCATCAGGATCCGGCCGGCATCGGGCCGGACCAGACCCATGATCGAATAGAAGCAGGTCGTCTTGCCCGCGCCGTTGGGCCCCAGCAAGCCGAGGACTTCGCCCTTGCCGACGGTCAACGAAATATCGGTCAGGATCGCCCGCTTGTCATAGCTCTTGGCGATCGAGATCACCTCCAAACCGCCTTGCGGAATCGGCGGTGCGGCGTCGTGGACCGGGTCGGTGACGGTGGCTTGGTCGATGTCTGCCATGGCCGCGACATAGGCAGGACTGCGGCGGGTGAAAACCCCGTGCGGCGCTTTGTTAGACGAATTGGCAGGATTCCTGCATGGAAAGCCCCTGGATCACATCGGGACAAGCATACGCAAGATCAGTACGCCTGCTTGCCAGCGCGGCGCAAATTTGAAACAATGCGAATCCGGTGGAGAGGACAGGGGAGATGTCCATGGACAAGGCGGTCGACAAGGGTGACGTCGTCGAGGAAAACGACGGGCACCGTGGTCGGGACTGGCGCAGGTCGATGAGCGACAATGTCGCGCTGGCACTCCTAGTATACACCGCCTTGCAGATCTTCGTCACCGTTCATGCGATGCGCCAGGGCATGAACTCGATCGCACCCTATGTCCTGCTGGTCCTGCTGGTAGCCGGGATAATCCCCTTCTGCCGCAAGTACGAACACCGCTGGACCGCGCTGACCGACGAACAGGCGGTTGATCCGGCGCTGGCCGGTGCCTTTCGCCGCGATCAGATTGCACTGTGGTTGCTCGCGATCAGCACGCCGCTGCTGTTGACCGGGTTCTTCATGCTGATCTTCGCCTGATAACCACCCGGCACGGTTGCCAGCCGCTGGCACCGTCCCTACCTGCTCTGCGATGAACGCAGTCGAATTTGCCCAATCATGATCGCTAGCGATCAGGCGCTGGACCGTTGCCGCCAGCTGGTCGACCTCGCCCGCAGCAAGGGGGCCGATGCGGCCGACGCCGTGTGCCGCGCGAGCACCTCCGAAAGCGTCAGCGTCCGGCTTGGAGCGTTGGAGGATGTCGAGCGCTCGGAGAGCGAGGAAATCGGCCTACGCGTATTCGTCGGGCGTCGCTCCTCCTCGATCCATACCAGCGATTTCGGCGCCGAGGGCCTTGCTGTCCTGGCCGAACGCGCCGTGGAGATGGCCCGGCTCGCGCCCGAGGATCCCTATTCCGGCCTTGCGCCCGAAGGGCGACTGTTTACCGGCGAAACCCCTGAGCTCGACCTACTCGA from Erythrobacter mangrovi encodes:
- the lptB gene encoding LPS export ABC transporter ATP-binding protein, which encodes MADIDQATVTDPVHDAAPPIPQGGLEVISIAKSYDKRAILTDISLTVGKGEVLGLLGPNGAGKTTCFYSIMGLVRPDAGRILMDGQDVTCLPMYRRAILGLGYLPQETSIFRGLTVEQNINCVLEMVEPDDATRVAELERLLDEFGLVRLRSSPAMALSGGERRRCEIARALAAKPSIMLLDEPFAGIDPLSISDIRDLVKDLKTRGIGVLITDHNVRETLEIVDRACIIYGGQVLFAGTPQALVADENVRRLYLGESFTL